The DNA segment GGCGTACAAAAACGCATTGTGCGGCGGGACGACTTCCCATCGCACATTCGTACTTTTACCGAAGGATCTATTCGGATGTTCGTTCGCTACTCGGATTGACGGCATGCATTTCGGCTTCCAGCACGGTCGATTTCACCTTTTTCAATCGCATCGCAATCGACAGCAGCACGAATCCGGAAAGAATCGAGAACCCACCGATGATCCAAGCCATCACGAGGATACCGGCCCCAGGGGCCATGAATAAGCTGCCCCCTAGTAGGATCGAGATAACTCCGCCGACCACTAACAGCCACTCATGCTGGATCGTGCGTCGCATGCGAATGGCAATAAAAATCTCCAGCACGCCCATGACGATCGCCCATGACGCGATCAAAATAACGACCGCCATCGCAGTCGCAATTGGGGCAAAAAAGGCAACTAAACCAATCGCGACGTTCAAAACACCTTGCAAAGCAAGGCTCGACCAACGCGGATTGGTCTGGCGAGACTGAATGCCGACGGCAAGCATCATCAGTCCGTCCAGCAAAACAAATGCCCCGAACACCGCGACAAGAATCGAGATCGTCATTCCTGGCCAGAAAATGGCCGCCAAACCAAACAGCAAGGCAAATACGCCGCGAGTCGCAAACAGCCACCAAATCCGGGAAAGGCGAGAATCTTTGTTGTTCATCATGGGTTCCTTGTGAATGTCGACGTCGCGAAAAGGGGCTTCTTCGGCATGGGATTCGAATCGCCGATACTCTACAGCATTGCTGCCTAGATCGGTATGCGATAACGCAGTCGATCGAACACGAAATCGCGTAGGAAAAGGCGCCGCGTGAACGCCTCCCAGAACGCTTTTCGCTGACGGAACCGCCCAAAATCAGCAACCCTTCCCGTGTGACGCAAACGCACACCTGCGCTGTGAACCGCTCAAAAAGAGCCGCTGCCGACCCACAAAGCGGGAAACATGTGCAGATCTCTTTTCCACAAGAAATTCCAGCAAGGCTGTGAATCTTTTAGTGTCGCTTTTCGCGGGGGACGTGCGATTTATATGTTGCGAGTAAGTCTCAGGCAGCCAAGCTCCTAACCCGCTGCGTAAGCGAGGGACGGAAAGAACAGGCCGCTATCCCTCGCTTACGCAGCGGGTTGGGATTTGCTGATGCATGGCCGCACAGCAGCACTCCCCCTCGACGCTTTTGGAGGCTTTGGCACATCTATTGCTTTTCTTGCCTTGTATTCAATTCACTAACCGAGAATTTAGGAATTAAAGAAGATGGCCGTGAAGACAAAATCCGTAGCGGAATCCCACGCTGATCATCGCCACTGGCATAGCGATGTGACTTGCTGGCAAGACGATATTCAAAACTGGCAAGCCGAGCATGTGACCGCGATTGAGGAATTGCAGGCGGCGCTCAAACGGATCACCGAGCATGGAAAATCCTTGGAAGCTCATGCTCAATCCGTTGCGGAACTTGAAGCAGGGTTGTCGCAGCACGAGAAAAGTTTGGCAGAAAGCCTGAAAGGTGGCACGGAGAGCGCCGTTGACGAAACGCTCGACAAACAGCACCTGAAACAGGCTGAATTGCATCAACGTCAACAAGATGCTCATGAGCGCATCAAGAAGCATCACCACACCGTGATGGCGCAAGTGGCGATCCTGAAGGCTGCACTAGAAAAAGCGGTTTAGGTTCCAGCCAGCGGTTTCTCGTCCAGGTATCGTTTACCCACTCGTGGTCTGCGACATAGGTAGCGATACCTCGGTTTCGTTCGCGTTGGGTTGATGTGCGGTGCCACCAAACACAAATCCAACAAGCATAACTGAATGAGAACCGACAATATGAAGACCGTTTCACTGGTGCTTGGTAGCGGCGGTGCGCGTGGCCTCGCACACATCGGAGTGATTCACTGGCTTGAAGAGCACGGCTATCAGATTCGTTCAATCTCCGGTTGTTCGATGGGAGCCTTAGTCGGCGGTGTTCATGCTGCTGGAAAACTGGACGAGTACGAAGAGTGGTCGCGGGCAATTACACGTCTGGATATCGTCACTCTGCTGGATGTGGCTTGGAGCAAATCGGGATTGGTTCGCGGAGATAGGATTATCAACGCGCTGGCAGACTTGGTGGGCGACCAGGCGATCGAGGATCTACCGATACCATTCACCGCGGTCGCCGCAGACGTGAAACGACAACGTGAAGTGTGGATTCAATCGGGCCCCCTTTTTGATGCCATCCGTGCATCCATCTCTTTGCCGATTCTATTCACTCCATTCAGACGGAACGGAGTCGACCTGATCGATGGTGGCGTATTGAATCCAATTCCGATCTCGCCCACGTTTCGCGACAACAGTGATTTAACCATTGCCGTCGATGCGGGTGGGGCGGTCGACCATCAGGTCGAAATGCCAGCAGCAGCTGCAGCGCCTGCCGTGGCGCCAGATCTAACAAGAATACAAGGTCGACTGCAGGATTTCATTTCGCAGATGAAGGATTCACTGGGGAGTACCGGACAACAGGAATGGGCGGCGTTTGATGTGGTTAATGACGCGTTCGATGCGATGCAATCGACGATTGCTAGGCTTAAACTGGCCGCCTCGCCGCCAGACAAAGTGATCGTGATTCCGAAAAACCGATGCAAGATGCTGGA comes from the Roseimaritima multifibrata genome and includes:
- a CDS encoding patatin-like phospholipase family protein, whose product is MRTDNMKTVSLVLGSGGARGLAHIGVIHWLEEHGYQIRSISGCSMGALVGGVHAAGKLDEYEEWSRAITRLDIVTLLDVAWSKSGLVRGDRIINALADLVGDQAIEDLPIPFTAVAADVKRQREVWIQSGPLFDAIRASISLPILFTPFRRNGVDLIDGGVLNPIPISPTFRDNSDLTIAVDAGGAVDHQVEMPAAAAAPAVAPDLTRIQGRLQDFISQMKDSLGSTGQQEWAAFDVVNDAFDAMQSTIARLKLAASPPDKVIVIPKNRCKMLEFHRADELIDFGYQQAGRTLA
- a CDS encoding HdeD family acid-resistance protein, which produces MNNKDSRLSRIWWLFATRGVFALLFGLAAIFWPGMTISILVAVFGAFVLLDGLMMLAVGIQSRQTNPRWSSLALQGVLNVAIGLVAFFAPIATAMAVVILIASWAIVMGVLEIFIAIRMRRTIQHEWLLVVGGVISILLGGSLFMAPGAGILVMAWIIGGFSILSGFVLLSIAMRLKKVKSTVLEAEMHAVNPSSERTSE